From one Labeo rohita strain BAU-BD-2019 chromosome 8, IGBB_LRoh.1.0, whole genome shotgun sequence genomic stretch:
- the LOC127169575 gene encoding Rieske domain-containing protein → MISYYVIQAAGEGRRHPSVFPVLQHRRENQTALKESVGQIHLRKQRTTKSRDQSWIVRRLGENMSSDEDVAAASRHIHFIGKKENIIQARRVVKSVGERDILVIYHQGDFYAIDVRCYHSGGPLQEGDIEDFDGRTCIVCPWHKYKITLAEGEGLYQAVDPSVKPLKPTWCSKGIKQRVHSVTVSNEDVFLTLNDSPGPIDSDHYQTEKYRNTFLKDGQKKTK, encoded by the exons ATGATCTCATACTATGTCATTCAGGCTGCTGGAGAGGGTAGGCGTCATCCTTCAGTATTTCCCGTGCTGCAGCACAGGCGGGAGAATCAAACAGCATTAAAAGAATCTGTTGGACAGATACACCTGAGGAAACAACGCACTACAAAGTCACGTGACCAGTCCTGG ATTGTCAGAAGATTGGGGGAAAACATGAGCTCTGATGAAGATGTGGCAGCTGCATCCAGACATATTCATTTTATAGGAAAGAAAGAGAATATCATTCAAGCAAGACGAGTGGTGAAGTCAGTTGGTGAAAGAGATATTCTGGTGATTTACCACCAGGGGGACTTCTATGCTATTGATGTGCGCTGCTACC aCTCTGGAGGTCCACTTCAGGAAGGAGATATAGAG GACTTTGATGGACGGACATGTATAGTGTGCCCGTGGCATaagtataaaattacattagCTGAGGGTGAGGGTCTCTATCAGGCAGTGGACCCTTCTGTGAAGCCCCTGAAGCCAACCTGGTGCTCTAAAGGCATTAAACAAAGAGTCCATTCAGTGACAGTATCTAATGAAGACGTGTTCCTCACCTTAAATGACTCTCCAGGACCCATTGACTCTGATCACTatcaaactgaaaaatatagAAACACTTTCCTGAAAGATGGGCAGAAGAAAACGAAGTGA